A region of Oncorhynchus nerka isolate Pitt River unplaced genomic scaffold, Oner_Uvic_2.0 unplaced_scaffold_4___fragment_2___debris, whole genome shotgun sequence DNA encodes the following proteins:
- the LOC115114215 gene encoding small ribosomal subunit protein uS19-like: protein MAEVEIKKKRTFRKFTYRGVDLDQLLDMSYEQLMQLYCARQRRRLNRGLRRKQQSLLKRLRKAKKEAPPMEKPEVVKTHLRDMVILPEMVGSMVGVYNGKTFNQVEIKPEMCGHYLGEFSITYKPVKHGRPGIGATHSSRFIPLK from the exons ATG GCGGAAGTTGAGATCAAGAAGAAGCGTACCTTCAGGAAGTTCACCTACAGAGGTGTGGACCTGGACCAGCTTCTTGACATGTCCTA TGAGCAGTTAATGCAGTTGTACTGCGCCCGCCAGAGGAGGAGGCTCAACCGTGGCCTTCGCCGCAAGCAGCAGTCCCTCCTGAAGCGTCTGCGTAAGGCCAAGAAGGAGGCTCCCCCCATGGAGAAGCCTGAGGTGGTGAAGACTCACCTCAGGGACATGGTCATCCTGCCTGAGATGGTCGGCTCCATGGTCGGAGTGTACAACGGCAAGACCTTCAACCAGGTTGAAATCAAG CCTGAGATGTGTGGCCACTACCTGGGGGAGTTCTCCATCACCTACAAGCCAGTCAAGCACGGTCGTCCCGGTATCGGAGCGACACATTCTTCCCGTTTCATCCCACTGAAGTAG
- the cnn2 gene encoding calponin-2: MSGSSFNRGPAYGFSAEVKSKIAGKYDPQREDELRVWIEDVTGCVIGEDFQKGLKNGVILCELINKLQPGSVKKINSSTMNWHQLENITNFIKSIQTYGLKPHDIFEANDLFESGNMTQVQSTLLSLAGTAKTKGCQSRVDIGVKYADKQERLFDEEKMKAGHCVIGLQMGTNKCASQAGMNAYGTRRHLYDPKAHILPPMDNSTISLQMGTNKGASQAGMTAPGTRRAIYDQKLGTNKCDNSTMSLQMGSNAGANQSGQNFGLGRQIYDAKYCPKNEEEQNGAGADYQDEGYQEYKDDTVPVYQEEGTDY; encoded by the exons ATGTCTGGCTCATCATTTAACAGGGGTCCTGCCTATGGGTTTTCTGCGGAAGTCAAAAGCAAG ATTGCCGGAAAGTATGACCCTCAGAGAGAGGATGAGCTAAGGGTCTGGATCGAGGATGTGACGGGATGTGTTATTGGGGAGGACTTCCAGAAAGGCCTGAAAAATGGTGTCATCCTGTGCGA aCTGATCAACAAACTTCAACCTGGCTCTGTGAAAAAGATCAACTCGTCCACCATGAATTGGCATCAG CTGGAGAACATCACCAACTTCATCAAATCCATCCAAACGTACGGCCTGAAGCCCCATGATATCTTTGAGGCCAATGACCTCTTTGAGAGTGGGAACATGACCCAAGTCCAGAGCACCCTGTTGTCTCTCGCTGGCACA GCCAAGACCAAGGGCTGCCAGTCCCGAGTGGACATTGGGGTGAAGTACGCAGACAAACAGGAGAGACTATTCGACGAGGAGAAGATGAAGGCCGGACATTGTGTCATTGGACTGCAG ATGGGGACGAATAAGTGTGCCAGCCAGGCGGGCATGAATGCATATGGCACCAGGAGGCACCTCTACGATCCCAAGGCTCACATCCTGCCCCCCATGGACAACTCTACCATCAGTCTGCAAATGGGCACCAATAAGGGAGCCAGCCAG GCTGGCATGACAGCTCCAGGAACCCGCCGCGCCATCTACGACCAGAAGCTGGGCACAAACAAGTGTGACAACAGCACCATGTCGCTGCAGATGGGCTCCAACGCAGGCGCCAACCAGAGCGGGCAGAACTTTGGCCTGGGTCGTCAGATCTACGACGCCAAGTACTGCCCCAAGAATGAGGAGGAGCAGAACGGGGCCGGGGCCGACTACCAAGATGAGGGTTACCAAGAATACAAAGATGACACTGTGCCGGTGTACCAAGAAGAGGGGACGGATTATTAA
- the LOC115114217 gene encoding LOW QUALITY PROTEIN: mediator of RNA polymerase II transcription subunit 26-like (The sequence of the model RefSeq protein was modified relative to this genomic sequence to represent the inferred CDS: inserted 1 base in 1 codon) gives MTTASATPQQMRDRLLQAIDSRSNQIHNMVAVLEVITYLEKFPITKEALEETRLGKLINDVRKKTKDKDLAKRAKKLLRSWQKLIDPGQNETPSRGAVSVSSSANGSAHPCWTDVPPPDVSLAGKGVQEVKTRNDVHNTYSPKAEKSSSRKRRGEQKDSVHLPAKTSKMSPNEQMHNFTLSPPPTNGIAGNPEAPQDLEATPSPDRARTEHIENEKHSRIPVNAVKPHPSSPGLAKLPSTSSLLKTAVLQQQARLDEGGGGXYLTKSPRCLSSPRTMKQETMSKHSSTYAPKGTIPSPARSPRLPSSQPLTSPAQVSHVNGPPPPAHRASLHWPGSSEATTNPPHSTGTLEPPPVFLPTTHPAPQNSECAELHRPTPSVVVVKAEAEVSASSSDRKKRKKYRSRDYSVNLQGQDIEDKTKPVRLKERRLTFDPVTGQIKSMVHKEPCQVEEPPMPPPPKPQQRTDLHPQQPPAPTPSPFQQTNWKELSRNEIIQSYLNLQSNVLTSSRVQAPGAHFFMSEYLKREESDLREARRGVHVLQLDSSVTDTPGVSREVTDKDLHRVHTEHWQGVNGCYDTKGTWFDWTECISLDPHGDESKLNILPYICLD, from the exons CAGATTCACAATATGGTGGCAGTATTAGAAGTTATCACATACTTGGAGAAATTCCCTATCACCAAAGAGGCACTTGAG GAAACCCGATTGGGGAAACTGATCAATGACGTGAGGAAGAAGACCAAGGATAAAGACCTTGCCAAGCGTGCCAAGAAGCTTTTGCGGAGCTGGCAGAAATTGATCGACCCAGGGCAAAATGAGACTCCATCGCGGGGGGCAGTAAGTGTCTCGAGCTCTGCCAATGGCAGTGCCCACCCCTGTTGGACTGACGTTCCACCCCCTGACGTATCCCTGGCAGGCAAAGGTGTCCAAGAGGTCAAAACCAGAAATGACGTCCACAACACCTACTCGCCCAAAGCGGAGAAGTCAAGCAGCAGGAAGCGTAGAGGGGAGCAAAAGGACAGTGTGCACTTACCGGCCAAAACCTCCAAGATGTCCCCCAACGAGCAGATGCACAACTTCACTCTGTCGCCACCTCCCACAAATGGGATTGCAGGTAACCCTGAGGCTCCCCAAGACCTAGAGGCTACACCTTCGCCAGACAGGGCCCGGACAGAGCACATTGAGAATGAAAAACACAGTAGAATCCCTGTCAATGCTGTCAAACCTCACCCCAGCTCCCCGGGCCTCGCCAAACTACCTAGCACTTCCTCTTTACTCAAGACTGCTGTGTTGCAGCAGCAAGCAAGGCTGGACGAAGGAGGAGGGG AATATCTGACCAAAAGCCCCCGCTGCCTTTCAAGTCCACGGACTATGAAGCAAGAGACTATGTCCAAGCACTCTTCAACATATGCACCAAAAGGGACTATCCCAAGCCCAGCTCGGAGTCCTCGCTTGCCTTCGTCCCAGCCTTTAACGTCCCCAGCCCAAGTGTCTCATGTGAATGGGCCGCCACCCCCTGCCCATAGGGCCTCACTGCACTGGCCTGGCTCCTCAGAGGCCACCACCAATCCCCCACACAGCACTGGAACACTGGAACCCCCGCCTGTCTTCCTTCCCACCACCCATCCCGCCCCACAAAACTCTGAGTGCGCGGAACTCCACAGACCCACCCCCTCTGTAGTGGTGGTGAAGGCTGAGGCAGAAGTCTCTGCCTCCAGCTCGGACCGCAAAAAGAGGAAGAAGTACAGGTCCAGGGACTACTCTGTCAACCTGCAGGGGCAGgacatagaggacaaaacaaagccTGTGAGGTTAAAAGAACGCAGGCTAACGTTTGACCCTGTGACTGGACAGATCAAGTCCATGGTACATAAAGAACCCTGTCAGGTGGAGGAACCCCCAATGCCACCTCCCCCTAAGCCCCAGCAGAGAACTGATCTGCATCCACAGCAGCCTCCTGCTCCCACCCCTAGCCCCTTCCAACAGACTAACTGGAAAGAGCTGTCCCGAAACGAGATCATCCAGTCCTACCTAAACCTTCAGAGCAACGTGCTCACATCCTCGAGGGTCCAGGCCCCCGGCGCACACTTTTTCATGTCAGAATACCTGAAACGGGAGGAGAGTGATCTCAGGGAGGCGAGGCGAGGAGTCCATGTCTTGCAGCTGGACAGCTCGGTAACGGACACACCTGGAGTGAGCCGAGAGGTGACCGACAAGGACCTCCACAGAGTACATACGGAGCACTGGCAAGGGGTAAATGGTTGTTACGACACCAAGGGCACTTGGTTCGACTGGACGGAGTGTATATCGTTGGACCCACATGGGGACGAGAGCAAACTGAATATCCTGCCATATATTTGCCTAGACTGA